From the genome of Nitrospirae bacterium CG2_30_53_67:
AGTGTTTTTCTCTGGAGATTTTGCTTGCATTTCAGTATTTCACTTGAATCCTTGATCCCTTTGACCCTTGAACCCTTTTTACCCACTAAATGGGAGAAGAACCTAAAATTCCAGGTGTCGAGGCATCCTGTCAGAGCGGTTAAATCGGAATGCCCGAAGAAGAAGCAACATAAACCATGAGGCGTCAGGGATGACGCGGTCAGGAGGAGATCACCCATGCTGAGAGATCTGGTTATTAAAAACAGGAGTTACCGCCGGTTTTATGAAAAAGAGAAGATTAGTCTTCGGACCTTGAAGGATCTTGTCGATCTGGCGAGGCACTCGGCTGCCGCGGCCAATCTCCAGCCCTTGAAATATCTCCTCTCCTCGGATAAAAAAAAGAATGATCTGATCTTTCCTCACCTGGCTTGGGCCGGATATCTCAGAGACTGGCCCGGGCCCAAGCCGGGGGAGCGGCCTTCGGCCTATATTCTGGTCCTGGGCGACACAGAGATTGCCAAGAACTTCGGTTGCGATCACGGGATCGCGGCCCAGAGCATCCTCCTGGGGGCCGTGGAAAAAGGGCTGGGGGGGTGTATCATCGGTTCCATCCAACGGGAAAAACTGCGCAAGGCGCTGAAGATTCCGGACAGGTACAAGATTCTTCTGGCCATCGCCCTGGGCAGACCCAAAGAGACTGTGGTGATCGAAACCGTGGGGCCGGATGGGAACATCAAATACTGGCGGGATGAGAACGGGATCCATCATGTGCCCAAAAGATCTCTCAAGGAAATCATAATAAGATAGAATATTTCCATACAAAAGTCCGCCTGTCCGTAAATAGTATTGCATTCCTATTTATTCTCTGATATGGTAGGATCGTATTCCTATCACCGACAAGGCCCTCTACATTCAGGCAGACCATTTCCTGCTCGGTGACCGCAGTCTCTACGAAATCGCGGAAGAATTCCAGCATCTGGGCGGTGAACGGATCTGCCTCGACGAAATCCACAAGTACCCCAACTGGGCCGCTGAACTCAAAAGCATCAACGATACATTCCCCAAGCTCAGGATCATCGCCTCCGGAAGCTCGGCCCTTGAGATCCATCGGGGAAGCCATGATCTCAGCAGGAGGGCCGTCATGTATCGAATGAACGGCATGTCGTTTCGGGAATTCATCGAGGTGACGCAGGACGTCGCCCTCCGGAGCTTCAAGCTCGACGAGATTCTCAGCTCGACGTGGGAGACGAACGAACGCTCAAAACCTATCTGAAATACCTGGAAGATGCGGGGATCATTCTCACCGTTTCCAAAAGCGGCAGGGGGCTCCGGGAGCTTGAGAAGCCGGAAAAGATCTACCTGAACAATCCGAACCTGAGTCATGCCATTGCCGGCCATGCGCCTGCCGAGAAAGGGAATATACGGGAAACGTTCTTCATCAACATGACCCATACCCTGCACAAGGTCACGGCTCATGAACAGGGGGATTTTTTCCTGGATGGGAAATATGCATTCGAGATCGGCGGAAATAACAAGGGCACCGCACAGATCAGAGAAGTCAAGAATGCATTCCTGGCAGTGGACAATATCGAAATCGGCGTAGGAAACAGGATCCCTCTCTGGCTGTTCGGGTTCTTGTATTGACAGGCAAGAAAGCAAAAGGTTATTTTTCACTCAATTTCAAAAGCACAACAAGTGAAATCAAACCACACGGCGCTTTTGAAATTACTAAAGGGGACAGATTTATTTTCTTGCCCCCTTTGCGCCGCGCGGTGCGGATGAACTCCCATTTCCCCTCCGCAAGAAAATAAATCTGTTCCCTTTATCCTGCCAGTAAAAACGTTATTTATCATAGGATTAGGTCGTACTTATCCCAAACCTTCCGGTTAAACCAATCTTTTAATAGCAGGGTGTTAAAAAAGACTTGACATTAGTTGCTGACTCGGTTAAAGTAATTCCTACTTAACAGATAGGAATTATAAGAAAACAATTCCTGAAGGTATTTTATGAGGCTTTCTACCAGAGGGAGATACGGAGTAAGGTTCATGATGGATCTTGCCATCCATTTCGGCAACGGTCCGATTCTTTTAAGAGAGGTATCGGAAAGGCAGGGGATCTCCACAAAATATCTGGAACAGTTGATCCGCTCCCTGAAAACAGCGGGACTGGTGAAAAGCACACGAGGGCCTCATGGCGGATATCATCTGACCAAGCCTTCTTCGGAGATCACGCTGTACGACGTGGTCCGGACATTGGAAGGTCCTATCGCCATGGCGGAATGTGTTGAAGACCCCGGTTCATGTCCCCGATCGGATGCATGTGCCGCCCGTGAATGCTGGGCCGAGGTGAGCGGAAAGATTGTGGAGATATTAAGTGCGATGACTCTGAAGGAGATTGCGGAGCGCCAGCGGGAACTCGATAGAGTTCACGCCGTGATGTATCATATATAATTTGTATGCCTATGCATAGAGTAATAAATAAATTAAAAGAAGGGAAAGATTATGGGATATGTAAAAGGTCTGAAGTGCAGGGAATGCGGAAGGGAATATCCCAAGGGACCGGCGAATATCTGTGAATTCTGTTTCGGCCCGCTGGAGGTGACCTACCAGTACGATGAGATCCGGAAGGTCCTCTCACGTGAGGTGATTGCCTCCCGCCCCCCGAATATGTGGCGCTATGCCGAACTCATGCCGCTGGACAACGCGCCTACGGTAGGTTTTGATGTGGGTTTCACCCCCCTGGTTCGGGCGCACAATCTGGGCCGTGCCTTGGGGGTTTCGGAACTTTACCTGAAAAATGATGCCGTAAACCATCCCACCCTTTCCTTCAAGGATCGTGTGGTTGCGGTTGCGGTTTCCAAGGCCAGGGAATTCGGCTTCGATACCGTGGCCTGCGCATCCACCGGGAACCTGGCCAATGCCGTGGCCGCCTCCGCCGCTTCTGCCGGCCTGAACAGCTATATCTTCATCCCCTCGGATCTGGAGCAGGGGAAGATCATCGGCACCCAGGTCTTCGGCACCCATCTGGTCGGTGTGCTGGGGAGTTATGATGACGTCAACCGTTTGTGCACGGAGATTGCGGACCGGTACCGCTGGGCCTTTGTGAACATCAACATCAGACCCTTCTACGCCGAAGGGTCCAAGACCTTCGGGTACGAGATCATGGAGCAGATGGGGTGGCGGGTCCCGAAACACATTG
Proteins encoded in this window:
- a CDS encoding nitroreductase, yielding MLRDLVIKNRSYRRFYEKEKISLRTLKDLVDLARHSAAAANLQPLKYLLSSDKKKNDLIFPHLAWAGYLRDWPGPKPGERPSAYILVLGDTEIAKNFGCDHGIAAQSILLGAVEKGLGGCIIGSIQREKLRKALKIPDRYKILLAIALGRPKETVVIETVGPDGNIKYWRDENGIHHVPKRSLKEIIIR
- a CDS encoding threonine synthase, with amino-acid sequence MGYVKGLKCRECGREYPKGPANICEFCFGPLEVTYQYDEIRKVLSREVIASRPPNMWRYAELMPLDNAPTVGFDVGFTPLVRAHNLGRALGVSELYLKNDAVNHPTLSFKDRVVAVAVSKAREFGFDTVACASTGNLANAVAASAASAGLNSYIFIPSDLEQGKIIGTQVFGTHLVGVLGSYDDVNRLCTEIADRYRWAFVNINIRPFYAEGSKTFGYEIMEQMGWRVPKHIVVPMAGGSLITKIRKSFKEFKEIGLVEPESCGTRFYGAQAAGCSPIVTAVKNGTDLFKPVKPHTIAKSLAIGNPADGFYAIHAIKESGGWAEEVTDEEIVQGIKLLAETEGVFTETAGGVTVGVAKKLIEQGRIPKDESIVISITGNGLKTQEALIGKVKAHQVIDSKLSSFEALLLEKEAKVW